In Panthera leo isolate Ple1 chromosome B3, P.leo_Ple1_pat1.1, whole genome shotgun sequence, a single genomic region encodes these proteins:
- the LOC122223236 gene encoding disintegrin and metalloproteinase domain-containing protein 21-like, producing MSLSRGMRLAEDQVTLRAPLLLFALWALLAPVQGSQGRPSWRYISSEVVIPKKELHHGKGVQMPGWLSYSLHFGGKSHVIHMRHKKLFWSRQLLMMTQDDQGALQMDYPFIPPDCYYLGYLEEIPLSMVTMDTCYGGLEGIMKLDDLAYEIRPLSHSQRFEHVVSQIVADTNATGPTYNLGYKEVRNPLFSQANISAAPRISSKLYSSHHGILKGLVLGSKTMYSVFNNVSKCARFLIRLVSLTDSMLQGIDVRHYISSMVIYNLEDPVVLNNFRVPGSPIHIYFQRHLFVAFKPHTALLMNKDAPHELQFQPAPYAVCGSKSIISLASLGRHFLLLSVLVAQKIALSIGIFYDNQFCACQRRSTCIMNQYPVMTDSFSNCSFIHMQHVVVNNFCECIFDSGLSYFNKSLTHDRCGNYVVEPGEQCDCGSFKQCYNNPCCTTDCILTPGSKCNTGRCCTNCTYSDAGTLCRPIQNICDLPEYCRGVSVECPDDFYMQDGTPCTEEGYCYHGNCTDRTMHCQEIFGRNAVKGENVCYTINQKGSRYGHCRRDPGVFKSKPCAPTDMQCGRLQCSNVTHLPQLQEHVGFHQSEISGFWCFGLDSHRSTGSTDIGHVRTGTPCAPGKFCQDTYCNGSVAQLNYDCIPEKCSHRGICNNNRNCHCHVGWDPPRCTERGTGGSTDSGPPPRRMRSVRQSRESVVYLRVIFARIYVLIAAFLFGVAGNVRTINRQKVMEETVDQDNA from the coding sequence ATGTCCCTGAGCAGGGGCATGAGGCTGGCAGAGGACCAGGTCACCCTGAGGGCACCCCTCTTGCTGTTTGCGCTCTGGGCATTGCTGGCTCCTGTCCAAGGTTCTCAAGGTCGTCCCTCATGGCGCTACATCTCTTCTGAGGTGGTAATTCCCAAGAAGGAGTTGCACCACGGCAAGGGCGTTcagatgcctggctggctgtccTATAGCCTGCATTTTGGGGGCAAGAGCCATGTTATCCACATGAGGCACAAGAAACTCTTTTGGTCCAGACAGTTGCTGATGATGACTCAGGATGATCAGGGAGCCTTGCAGATGGACTACCCCTTCATCCCTCCAGACTGTTACTACCTCGGCTACCTGGAGGAGATTCCTCTTTCCATGGTCACCATGGACACGTGCTATGGGGGCCTTGAAGGTATCATGAAGTTGGATGACCTTGCCTATGAAATCAGACCCCTCAGCCATTCCCAACGGTTTGAACACGTTGTTTCTCAGATAGTGGCAGACACCAATGCAACGGGACCTACTTATAACCTGGGATATAAGGAGGTTAGGAACCCCCTGTTCTCTCAAGCAAATATCAGTGCAGCCCCCAGGATCTCTAGTAAGTTGTATTCATCCCATCATGGGATTTTGAAAGGACTTGTTCTCGGTTCCAAAACAATGTATAGTGTGTTCAACAACGTGTCAAAATGTGCCCGATTCCTCATAAGGCTTGTTAGTTTGACTGACTCAATGCTTCAAGGGATTGATGTAAGGCACTATATTTCCTCCATGGTCATTTATAATCTGGAAGATCCAGTTGTCTTGAACAATTTTCGGGTGCCAGGGAGTCCGATTCATATCTACTTTCAGAGACACTTGTTTGTTGCTTTTAAACCACATACAGCTTTACTTATGAACAAAGATGCACCACATGAACTTCAGTTTCAGCCAGCCCCATACGCGGTATGCGGATCAAAATCCATCATCTCGCTTGCTTCTCTAGGcagacattttttattgttgtctgTGTTAGTAGCCCAAAAAATTGCATTATCTATTGGTATTTTTTATGACAATCAGTTTTGTGCATGCCAGAGGAGGTCTACCTGCATTATGAATCAATACCCTGTTATGACAGATTCTTTCAGTAACTGTTCCTTCATTCATATGCAGCATgtagtggtgaataatttttgtgAGTGCATATTTGACTCAGGACTTTCCTATTTCAATAAAAGCCTGACTCACGATCGTTGTGGAAACTATGTAGTGGAGCCAGGTGAGCAGTGTGACTGTGGCTCCTTCAAGCAGTGCTACAACAATCCCTGCTGTACGACTGATTGCATTCTAACCCCTGGCAGCAAATGTAATACAGGCAGATGCTGTACAAACTGCACCTATTCCGATGCTGGGACACTCTGCAGGCCAATCCAAAATATATGTGATCTTCCAGAATACTGCCGTGGGGTGTCCGTGGAGTGCCCTGATGACTTCTATATGCAAGATGGAACCCCGTGCACTGAAGAGGGCTACTGCTATCATGGAAACTGCACTGACCGCACTATGCACTGCCAAGAAATCTTTGGCAGAAATGCTGTGAAGGGTGAAAATGTCTGCTATACCATAAATCAAAAAGGCAGCCGATATGGGCACTGCAGAAGAGACCCAGGGGTATTCAAATCTAAACCCTGTGCCCCCACAGACATGCAGTGTGGAAGGCTGCAGTGTAGTAACGTCACGCATCTCCCTCAGCTGCAAGAGCATGTGGGATTTCATCAGTCTGAGATCTCAGGGTTCTGGTGTTTTGGGCTGGATTCGCATCGTAGCACAGGATCAACGGATATTGGTCATGTGAGAACTGGTACTCCCTGTGCTCCTGGAAAGTTCTGTCAGGATACCTACTGCAATGGCAGTGTGGCTCAGCTGAACTATGACTGTATCCCGGAGAAATGCAGTCACAGAGGGATATGCAACAATAACAGGAACTGCCATTGCCACGTAGGCTGGGATCCTCCACGGTGCACTGAACGAGGCACTGGTGGGAGCACAGACAGTGGACCCCCTCCAAGAAGAATGCGGTCAGTCAGGCAAAGTCGTGAATCCGTGGTGTATCTCAGAGTGATCTTTGCTAGAATCTATGTCTTAATTGCTGCATTCCTCTTTGGTGTTGCCGGAAACGTCAGAACTATCAACAGACAGAAGGTTATGGAAGAGACTGTTGATCAAGACAATGCATAA